The Bacteroidota bacterium genome segment GTTAATATTTGTGCTTCATGAACCGGATTAAATACTTCAACAGTTTTCAATTCAATAACTACACTATTTTCAACTAAAATATCAATTCTATACCCACAATCAAGCATAATTTCTTTATAAATTACCGGTACTGCCCTCTGTCTTTCTATCCTTAATCCTGCATTTATCAATTCATATGACAGACATTCCTCATATGCTGACTCCAATAAACCCGGGCCAAGAGCCTTGTGAACTTCCAGGGCACAACCAATTATTGTCTTTGTCAAGTGATTTATTTCCATAATGATTTAGTTCACAAGATTTACATATCCTATTACCTTTCAATTATATAAACCCAAGTTATGCAAAAGGGATACAGAGAAATATTACATAGCTTGGGTTAAAAAAGAGCTATAAAAAAAATGTCTTCTATTCGAAGCGCTTCAGGAAACTTTCACA includes the following:
- a CDS encoding GxxExxY protein, yielding MEINHLTKTIIGCALEVHKALGPGLLESAYEECLSYELINAGLRIERQRAVPVIYKEIMLDCGYRIDILVENSVVIELKTVEVFNPVHEAQILTYMKFASMRIGLLINFNVTLLKNGIRRFIL